In Methanobacterium paludis, the following proteins share a genomic window:
- the neuB gene encoding N-acetylneuraminate synthase — protein MEEIDKFNKDNCSCFIMAEAGVNHNGSLNLAKKLIDAAKESGADAVKFQTFKTENLVTKNAEKAEYQKETTTENSQYEMIKKLELSEDNFRELAKYADEKDIIFLSTPFDFESVDLLDEIGVPAFKLGSGELTNFPLLEHVASKGRPVILSTGMATMDEIKEAVKLFEDKTNDLILMHCVTSYPAKIDDINLKVIETLRSTFKLPVGFSDHTLGIEMPIAAVALGSCVIEKHFTLNKNLDGPDHKASLEPADFKKMVLAIRNVEKGMGTGIKELTIEEKEIKKIARKSIVARANIPSETVITEEMLAIKRPGTGIEPKFLKSLIGKTTTSKIKKDDFLRWNLIK, from the coding sequence ATGGAAGAAATTGATAAGTTTAATAAAGATAATTGCTCATGTTTTATAATGGCTGAAGCCGGTGTAAACCATAACGGTTCGTTGAATTTAGCAAAAAAGTTAATAGATGCTGCAAAAGAATCCGGCGCAGATGCAGTAAAATTCCAAACCTTCAAAACAGAAAATCTGGTCACAAAAAATGCTGAAAAAGCAGAATACCAGAAGGAAACAACAACAGAAAACTCTCAGTATGAAATGATTAAGAAACTGGAATTATCTGAAGATAATTTTAGAGAACTGGCCAAATATGCAGATGAAAAAGATATTATATTTTTATCCACTCCATTTGATTTTGAAAGTGTTGATCTGCTTGATGAAATAGGTGTTCCTGCGTTCAAACTGGGTTCTGGTGAACTTACAAATTTTCCATTGCTTGAGCATGTGGCAAGCAAGGGCAGACCTGTTATTTTATCCACAGGAATGGCAACTATGGATGAAATAAAAGAAGCTGTAAAATTGTTTGAAGATAAAACAAATGATCTAATTTTAATGCATTGTGTAACCAGTTATCCTGCAAAGATTGATGACATAAATCTTAAAGTCATTGAAACTCTCAGGTCAACTTTTAAACTTCCAGTAGGATTTTCAGATCACACCTTAGGAATTGAAATGCCCATAGCAGCTGTAGCACTGGGAAGCTGTGTAATAGAAAAACATTTCACATTAAATAAAAATCTAGATGGACCAGACCATAAAGCTTCTTTAGAACCTGCAGACTTCAAAAAAATGGTACTTGCAATACGAAATGTAGAAAAAGGTATGGGCACGGGAATAAAAGAATTAACAATTGAAGAAAAAGAAATAAAGAAAATAGCAAGAAAAAGTATTGTTGCCAGAGCCAATATACCCTCAGAAACTGTTATAACTGAAGAAATGCTTGCAATTAAAAGGCCAGGAACTGGAATTGAACCTAAATTTCTTAAATCATTAATTGGGAAAACAACAACTTCAAAAATAAAAAAAGACGATTTTTTAAGATGGAATCTTATAAAATGA
- a CDS encoding SGNH/GDSL hydrolase family protein, protein MIINNKESIKIVTVVGDSLSMVRPSEGIVYQDTYSFKLQKLLGSEFHVVQRSKRMNDFLSQSYQLEDDVLNNGSNVVVFHIGIVDCAPRLFGKKRHFILNLFLQYPVIKNLAYLLIKFKSRYRRFWTHYFPKTFVSESKFRERLEYIVNEIRKKTNSSIILINIADTTERNKFKSYDFEKNIKNYNEIIKEVVKKNYDICNLLNFYDLTKNKEKLLLEDGIHISKKGHDILANSLYNKIKGLEKHGRN, encoded by the coding sequence ATGATAATTAATAATAAGGAATCAATTAAAATTGTGACTGTAGTTGGTGATTCTTTGTCTATGGTCCGTCCTTCTGAGGGAATTGTTTATCAAGATACTTACAGTTTTAAACTGCAAAAACTTTTGGGATCAGAGTTTCATGTGGTACAGCGCAGTAAACGTATGAACGATTTTTTGAGTCAGTCCTATCAATTGGAAGATGATGTTTTAAATAATGGTTCAAATGTTGTAGTTTTCCATATTGGAATAGTAGACTGTGCTCCTAGGTTGTTTGGTAAAAAGAGGCATTTTATTTTGAATCTTTTTCTTCAATATCCTGTTATAAAAAATCTTGCTTATTTACTCATAAAATTTAAATCCCGATATAGAAGATTTTGGACTCATTATTTCCCTAAAACATTTGTTTCAGAATCTAAATTTAGGGAACGGTTGGAATACATAGTAAATGAGATAAGAAAAAAGACCAATTCTTCCATAATATTAATTAATATAGCAGACACAACGGAAAGAAACAAATTTAAGTCTTATGATTTTGAAAAGAACATAAAAAATTATAATGAAATTATAAAAGAAGTTGTGAAGAAAAACTATGACATTTGTAATTTGCTAAATTTTTATGATCTAACTAAAAATAAAGAAAAATTACTTTTAGAAGATGGTATACACATATCAAAAAAGGGTCATGATATACTTGCAAATAGTTTATACAACAAAATAAAAGGGCTTGAGAAACATGGAAGAAATTGA
- a CDS encoding cytidylyltransferase domain-containing protein has protein sequence MKVGFLITARLKSKRLPFKIIKDLNGKTVLERVIDRAKNVKDISEVILCTSTNPQDKPLIDIAKNNSIYYFAGDEEDVLKRLFDASKLFSLDYFVSITADNPLMDIYYSNLLINDIKTGKYDFIKLEGLPLGSAAYGMRVKALETVCEIKKIKDTEIWGYFIRPEIFEIKTINVTGKLKRPELRFTVDYEEDYELIRNIYNNVHSKNVLNLYDIIDYLDENPEIAQINQNCAQMDLDNETKKEIEREYQNNLESIKNIKKEIYKES, from the coding sequence ATGAAAGTTGGTTTTTTAATAACAGCAAGATTAAAATCTAAACGATTGCCGTTTAAGATAATAAAAGATTTAAACGGCAAAACCGTTCTTGAACGGGTTATTGATAGGGCAAAAAATGTTAAAGATATATCTGAGGTTATTTTATGTACGTCTACCAATCCTCAAGACAAGCCACTAATAGATATTGCTAAAAATAATAGTATATATTATTTTGCGGGGGATGAAGAAGATGTACTAAAAAGATTGTTTGATGCATCTAAATTATTTAGTTTGGATTATTTTGTTAGTATAACTGCCGACAATCCATTGATGGATATTTATTATTCTAATTTGTTAATAAATGATATTAAAACGGGTAAATATGATTTTATAAAGTTAGAAGGACTTCCTTTGGGATCAGCTGCTTATGGGATGAGAGTTAAAGCATTGGAAACTGTATGCGAAATTAAGAAGATCAAAGATACAGAGATATGGGGATATTTCATCAGACCTGAAATTTTTGAAATTAAAACTATAAATGTTACAGGAAAACTTAAAAGACCTGAATTAAGGTTTACGGTAGATTATGAGGAAGATTATGAATTAATTCGGAATATATACAATAATGTACATTCCAAAAATGTTCTTAATCTATATGACATTATTGATTATCTGGATGAAAACCCCGAAATTGCCCAGATAAATCAAAATTGTGCTCAAATGGATTTAGATAATGAAACAAAAAAAGAGATCGAAAGAGAATACCAAAATAATTTAGAGAGTATAAAAAATATAAAAAAAGAAATTTATAAGGAAAGCTGA